Proteins from one Telopea speciosissima isolate NSW1024214 ecotype Mountain lineage chromosome 1, Tspe_v1, whole genome shotgun sequence genomic window:
- the LOC122668819 gene encoding L-type lectin-domain containing receptor kinase VIII.2, which translates to MASFPISRYSFFVVFLVFSFVTLAVSLDLSFSLKRFDKGRNFDSKVALFGDAEVVDGGSSVKITRSSVSSAGRIIYRKPIRFIGGERRKPMSFSTYFSFSISPEDGDGLAFVVLPTGFPSDLFDGSSFGLTPGLEKRGTRVLAVEFDTSMDTKLGDPNGNHVGIDLGSLVSAQVKNVSSINLVLNSGRKLHSWIDYDASTKILEVRLSKSGAVRPSVPLISYRIDLSDMWKEEEVFVGMSSSSGNSSQTTSIYSWSFSLRTVPRWLHSQPADPLVYTEPSKPPIIQKKGSCLLRILAGLIFGTGCGALAAFIVMFVWTISVNRRQSVVPVEYPVHPVEFAYEKIKVFVQKPTKDGNK; encoded by the coding sequence ATGGCGAGCTTCCCCATCTCCAGGTACTCTTTCTTCGTCGTATTTCTCGTTTTCTCTTTTGTAACCCTAGCTGTGAGTCTGGATCTCTCTTTTTCACTCAAAAGATTCGACAAGGGTCGAAACTTTGATTCCAAGGTCGCTCTGTTCGGTGATGCCGAGGTCGTTGACGGTGGTTCTTCGGTTAAGATTACTCGTTCTTCAGTTTCGAGCGCTGGGCGGATCATCTACAGAAAGCCCATTAGATTCATCGGAGGAGAACGAAGAAAGCCAATGTCTTTTTCTACATACTTTTCCTTCTCGATTTCGCCGGAAGATGGTGATGGCCTTGCTTTCGTCGTTCTTCCGACTGGTTTTCCTTCGGATTTGTTCGATGGAAGTTCCTTTGGACTTACTCCAGGACTGGAGAAGAGAGGAACAAGAGTTCTGGCAGTTGAGTTTGATACCTCTATGGATACTAAGCTAGGTGATCCAAATGGAAACCATGTTGGGATCGATTTAGGTAGCCTTGTGTCTGCGCAAGTAAAAAATGTTTCTTCCATCAATCTAGTGTTGAACAGTGGAAGGAAATTGCATTCGTGGATCGATTACGATGCCAGTACCAAAATCTTGGAAGTTAGATTAAGTAAATCTGGTGCTGTGAGACCTTCTGTTCCACTGATTTCTTACCGAATCGATCTATCAGATATGTGGAAAGAGGAAGAGGTGTTTGTGGGTATGAGCTCGTCAAGCGGAAATTCTTCTCAGACGACCAGTATCTATTCCTGGAGCTTCAGTTTAAGAACTGTACCGCGTTGGCTACATTCCCAACCAGCAGATCCTCTAGTCTATACAGAGCCAAGTAAACCTCCGATAATCCAGAAAAAAGGCTCTTGCCTGTTAAGGATTCTTGCTGGATTAATCTTCGGAACTGGTTGTGGAGCTCTGGCTGCGTTCATTGTTATGTTTGTTTGGACAATCTCTGTGAATCGGCGTCAATCGGTAGTTCCAGTGGAGTATCCTGTGCATCCGGTGGAATTTGCATATGAAAAGATTAAAGTGTTTGTACAAAAACCC